In Brevibacillus brevis, a genomic segment contains:
- a CDS encoding phosphoribosylanthranilate isomerase: MTRIKICGIKQADTLELLRDLGVDYVGFVFAPSKRQVDAASATALLASVTGHPPAVGVFVNPTMEELADVVAQVPLAVIQLHGQESPAFCQEARDRFGLQVWKALAVGGEEDATREIGRYTDAVDAFLFDTYDPSQAGGTGKRFSWDHIPRLQEKCGEKSCIIAGGINPENVAELVGRYKAEMIDVSSGVETDGVKDGEKIKTLVERVKAHEGSSGSYASRA, from the coding sequence GTGACTCGGATCAAAATCTGCGGCATCAAACAGGCGGATACTTTGGAGCTTCTTCGCGACCTTGGCGTCGATTACGTCGGTTTCGTTTTTGCCCCGAGCAAGCGACAGGTGGATGCAGCTTCAGCCACGGCACTGCTCGCGTCCGTAACGGGCCATCCTCCTGCCGTAGGCGTTTTCGTCAACCCGACGATGGAAGAATTGGCTGACGTGGTGGCTCAGGTTCCGCTCGCCGTCATCCAGCTGCACGGACAGGAGTCTCCTGCGTTTTGTCAGGAGGCACGCGATCGGTTTGGCCTGCAGGTGTGGAAAGCGCTGGCCGTCGGCGGAGAAGAGGACGCGACACGTGAAATCGGGCGATATACCGACGCAGTCGATGCGTTTTTGTTTGACACGTACGATCCGAGTCAGGCGGGCGGTACCGGCAAGCGCTTTTCCTGGGATCATATTCCTCGACTGCAGGAGAAGTGCGGGGAAAAATCGTGCATCATCGCGGGCGGAATCAACCCGGAGAACGTGGCAGAGCTGGTCGGCCGGTACAAGGCGGAGATGATCGACGTCTCCAGCGGAGTAGAGACGGACGGAGTAAAAGACGGCGAAAAAATCAAAACGTTGGTGGAGAGGGTGAAGGCGCATGAAGGAAGCAGTGGCAGCTACGCGAGTCGTGCCTGA
- a CDS encoding tetratricopeptide repeat protein produces MPKQWLYVIDEAVKRIENDEVELGLTALQKVQEHGKELPDVMMYLAEVWYRLGHLDEAANLLTEVMEKNPAMDPSLRRECQMLLAEIALDSSDFETAQHLLYECKESGYESIQLDLLLADLYSLQDLDEVAVKYLEQARQKEPDNQDLLAALGNLYFRIGRDDEAMKLLDMAGEESLPLLMAKGRSLAQSGQFEQAYQVFRQALVLDQSPEVLYGCSLMAFHLGRLDEAAELVNNLQALDEEYVASYPLAADIYLSSGRTEKAIDSLKQYVSLSGFDLDQIRRLIALLTQAGRYDEAKEYQQLHDLWDEEAEDE; encoded by the coding sequence ATGCCAAAACAGTGGCTCTATGTCATAGATGAAGCGGTGAAGCGCATTGAGAACGACGAAGTGGAGCTCGGCTTGACTGCACTGCAAAAAGTGCAGGAACATGGAAAGGAACTCCCGGATGTCATGATGTACCTGGCAGAGGTATGGTACCGTTTGGGGCATCTGGACGAGGCGGCCAATCTGCTGACGGAGGTCATGGAAAAAAATCCGGCGATGGATCCGTCCTTGCGCAGGGAATGCCAAATGCTACTGGCCGAGATCGCCCTGGATTCCAGCGATTTTGAGACGGCTCAGCACTTGCTGTACGAGTGCAAGGAATCCGGCTATGAAAGCATCCAGCTGGATTTGCTCCTGGCTGATCTGTATTCTTTGCAGGATCTGGACGAAGTGGCGGTCAAGTACCTGGAGCAGGCGCGGCAGAAAGAGCCGGACAATCAAGACTTGCTGGCAGCTTTGGGGAATTTGTACTTCCGCATCGGGCGTGACGACGAGGCTATGAAGCTCCTGGATATGGCAGGTGAGGAGAGCTTGCCCCTGCTTATGGCAAAAGGTCGTTCTCTGGCGCAGAGCGGACAATTTGAACAGGCGTACCAGGTGTTTCGCCAGGCGCTCGTCCTCGATCAATCTCCGGAGGTGCTATACGGGTGCAGCCTGATGGCATTCCATCTGGGACGACTGGATGAAGCGGCCGAGTTGGTCAACAATCTGCAGGCGTTGGACGAGGAGTACGTAGCCTCCTACCCGCTTGCCGCGGATATCTACCTGTCTTCGGGTCGCACGGAAAAAGCGATCGATTCCCTGAAGCAGTACGTTTCGTTGTCAGGATTTGACCTCGACCAGATCCGCCGGCTGATCGCCCTTTTGACGCAAGCTGGACGCTATGATGAAGCCAAGGAATACCAGCAGCTCCACGATCTGTGGGACGAAGAAGCGGAAGACGAATAA
- a CDS encoding zf-HC2 domain-containing protein yields MRCEEVQEMLPEYADNLLPEVTKRRVDHHMAACYACRSDYEMWTDSGEWMKMDKEEYHSVTPSRSIVDAVMARILSEEKWAIPIGRKIFSVTARMRRIGASVAVLLLMLFTFTLYLNTSNTEDANSLVINGEVMAINTPKAEVISSSMQSDDGTYVVQAETAVSQEEPLANATASIVPLDNKPSSSDPAKPNYSIVLSVFGILITVITMSWLTRA; encoded by the coding sequence ATGAGATGTGAAGAAGTTCAGGAGATGTTACCTGAATACGCCGATAACCTGTTGCCGGAAGTGACGAAGCGCCGTGTGGACCATCACATGGCGGCATGCTACGCCTGTCGTTCGGATTATGAGATGTGGACGGATAGCGGCGAATGGATGAAGATGGATAAGGAAGAGTACCATTCCGTCACGCCATCTCGTTCGATCGTAGATGCGGTCATGGCACGGATTCTCTCCGAAGAAAAGTGGGCCATTCCGATTGGGCGGAAGATCTTTAGCGTAACGGCCAGGATGCGCCGGATCGGTGCAAGTGTGGCGGTTCTTTTGCTGATGCTGTTTACCTTTACTTTGTATCTGAATACGAGCAACACGGAAGACGCCAATTCGCTCGTGATCAACGGCGAAGTGATGGCGATCAATACGCCAAAGGCCGAAGTGATCTCTTCCTCGATGCAATCGGACGACGGTACGTATGTGGTCCAGGCGGAGACAGCGGTCTCGCAGGAGGAGCCGCTTGCGAATGCGACAGCTTCGATCGTGCCACTCGACAACAAGCCGAGCTCCAGCGATCCGGCCAAGCCCAACTACAGTATTGTGCTCAGTGTTTTTGGCATTTTGATTACGGTTATCACAATGAGTTGGCTAACACGGGCTTAA
- the trpA gene encoding tryptophan synthase subunit alpha — translation MTTAVNRIDKLFADRSRKRFIPYITVGDPTLEATYQLAHALVEAGADLLELGIPYSDPLADGPTIQRASQRALENGVSIGDALQLVARLRKSGMEAALVLFTYINPVMQYGIDRFFSDLAKYGADGVVIPDLPVEENGLAVEAARKYGLHVISLVAPTSESRIKSIGEQASGFLYCVSSLGVTGARESLRDDLSEFLERVKASTAVPTAVGFGISTPQQVKAVAPHTDGVIVGSAIVREIEKHAEQLKDPVQSPEAVEKIKTFVHQLASALQ, via the coding sequence ATGACGACAGCCGTGAATCGCATCGATAAATTGTTTGCGGATCGCAGCCGCAAACGCTTTATCCCGTATATTACCGTGGGAGATCCGACGTTGGAGGCGACCTATCAGCTCGCGCATGCATTGGTGGAAGCGGGAGCAGACCTGCTCGAGCTCGGGATTCCATATTCCGATCCGCTGGCGGACGGCCCGACGATCCAGCGGGCGTCGCAGCGAGCGCTGGAAAACGGCGTGTCGATCGGTGACGCTCTCCAGCTCGTAGCAAGATTGCGAAAATCCGGGATGGAAGCAGCGCTCGTCTTGTTTACCTACATCAATCCGGTTATGCAGTACGGGATTGACCGGTTCTTCTCCGATCTCGCCAAGTACGGTGCCGACGGAGTCGTCATTCCGGATTTGCCCGTCGAGGAAAACGGCCTGGCGGTGGAAGCGGCCAGGAAGTACGGACTCCACGTCATTTCCTTGGTGGCGCCGACCTCGGAATCGCGGATCAAGTCGATCGGGGAACAGGCAAGCGGATTCCTCTACTGCGTATCATCCCTGGGGGTTACGGGCGCCCGCGAGAGCTTGCGCGATGATCTGTCCGAGTTTTTGGAAAGAGTAAAGGCAAGCACGGCTGTCCCAACCGCTGTCGGCTTTGGGATTTCCACGCCGCAGCAGGTAAAGGCTGTCGCGCCCCATACGGACGGAGTAATCGTCGGCAGCGCGATCGTCCGAGAAATTGAGAAACATGCAGAGCAATTGAAAGATCCCGTGCAGTCCCCAGAGGCTGTCGAAAAAATAAAAACGTTTGTACATCAGCTGGCGAGTGCGCTACAATAA
- the aroA gene encoding 3-phosphoshikimate 1-carboxyvinyltransferase — translation MLRVRQAKTINGTVRVPGDKSISHRAVMFGALAEGTTKIEGFLPGADCLSTISCFRRMGIAIEQDGDKVTVHGKGWYGLQEPSERLDVGNSGTTIRLMAGIMSTQPFHVVMEGDESIAKRPMRRVIGPLRQMGAKIDGRKDGEFTPLAIRGGDLHGISYQSPVASAQVKSAILLAGLQAKGVTSVTEPHLSRDHTERMLQAFGVQVIRDGLTVSVEGGQTLKGRTIQVPGDISSAAFLIAAVMMVPGSSLLIENVGINPSRTGIIDIVKAMGGSLELVNERVVNEEPVADLLVKHSELHGIEIEGDIIPRLIDEIPVIAVMATQATGRTVIRDAEELKVKETDRIATVVSQLSKFGAKVTPTDDGMIIEGKTELSGAVIDSMGDHRIGMAMAVAGLAATGETGIENEEAIDVSFPGFATLLETISRS, via the coding sequence GTGCTTCGCGTAAGACAAGCCAAAACAATCAACGGAACCGTCCGCGTTCCGGGAGACAAGTCGATTTCTCACCGCGCTGTCATGTTTGGGGCGCTGGCGGAAGGAACAACGAAGATCGAAGGATTCCTCCCCGGTGCCGATTGCCTGAGTACCATCAGCTGCTTTCGGAGAATGGGGATTGCCATCGAACAGGATGGCGATAAGGTCACCGTTCACGGAAAAGGGTGGTACGGACTGCAGGAGCCGTCCGAGCGGCTTGATGTCGGCAATTCGGGTACGACGATTCGCCTGATGGCAGGCATCATGTCCACCCAGCCGTTTCACGTCGTCATGGAAGGGGACGAGTCGATCGCCAAAAGGCCAATGCGCCGGGTGATCGGTCCGCTCCGGCAAATGGGAGCCAAAATCGACGGGCGGAAAGACGGGGAGTTCACGCCGCTTGCCATTCGCGGAGGCGATCTGCACGGCATCTCCTACCAGTCGCCGGTGGCCAGCGCCCAGGTAAAATCCGCGATACTGCTGGCGGGCTTGCAGGCAAAAGGAGTAACCAGCGTGACGGAGCCTCATCTGTCCCGCGATCATACCGAGCGCATGCTGCAAGCATTTGGCGTCCAGGTGATTCGCGATGGACTGACGGTCTCGGTAGAGGGTGGGCAAACCTTGAAAGGGCGGACGATTCAGGTGCCAGGGGACATCTCTTCGGCGGCATTCCTGATCGCTGCCGTCATGATGGTCCCAGGCAGCTCGCTGTTGATCGAAAACGTCGGCATCAACCCGAGCCGCACCGGTATCATCGACATCGTAAAAGCGATGGGCGGCAGCCTGGAGCTCGTCAACGAGCGTGTGGTGAACGAAGAACCGGTGGCAGACCTTTTGGTGAAGCACTCAGAACTGCACGGCATCGAGATCGAAGGGGACATCATCCCTCGTCTCATCGACGAGATTCCGGTGATTGCAGTGATGGCTACCCAGGCAACGGGGCGAACGGTCATTCGCGACGCCGAAGAACTGAAAGTAAAAGAAACAGACCGGATCGCTACGGTCGTAAGCCAGCTGTCCAAATTCGGAGCCAAGGTCACGCCAACGGATGATGGAATGATCATTGAAGGCAAAACCGAGCTGAGTGGGGCCGTAATTGACAGCATGGGGGATCACCGGATCGGCATGGCGATGGCCGTCGCTGGTCTGGCGGCGACAGGGGAAACGGGCATCGAGAATGAAGAGGCTATTGATGTTTCTTTCCCTGGATTCGCGACCTTGCTGGAAACAATCAGCCGTTCATAG
- a CDS encoding IDEAL domain-containing protein, which translates to MEWPNFYSNAYGTNNQMVSGLLSEMVIDEQMRQYRKRTLYQEIDEALASKNKEVFLRLTDELKEIMAYEQA; encoded by the coding sequence ATGGAGTGGCCGAATTTCTATTCCAACGCGTACGGAACAAACAATCAAATGGTATCCGGTCTGTTGTCCGAGATGGTGATTGACGAACAGATGCGCCAGTATCGGAAGCGTACATTGTATCAGGAAATCGACGAAGCTTTGGCGAGCAAGAACAAGGAAGTATTTTTGCGCCTGACCGACGAGCTGAAGGAAATCATGGCGTATGAACAGGCGTAA
- the hisC gene encoding histidinol-phosphate transaminase encodes MQPKQRILNAPVYQPGKPIDDVKREYGLTEVIKLASNENPYGSSPKAKEAIAAQLDNLSLYPDGASLSLRWDLAEFLGVKPGQLIFGNGSDENLLMISRAYLSEGTNTVMAKPTFSQYRSNAIIEGAELIEVPLKEGVHDLEAMAAAINEQTRVVWVCNPNNPSGTIVTKTELEAFLKQVPKNVLVVLDEAYYEYVVDPEYPQTVPMLADYPNLIILRTFSKIYGLATLRVGYGIASEEIVSQLEHVREPFNTGTLGQVAARAALHDQDFVKTCRERNREGMKQFTDAFEAWGLEYYPSQTNFILVNLNRDSDEVFKKLLSQGIIIRSGNALGHPGWQRITIGTPEQNEKLLAALKDIVTGA; translated from the coding sequence ATGCAACCGAAGCAACGCATACTCAATGCCCCGGTGTATCAGCCGGGGAAGCCCATTGATGACGTCAAAAGGGAATACGGTTTGACGGAAGTGATCAAGCTGGCGTCCAACGAAAATCCGTATGGCTCATCGCCGAAGGCAAAAGAAGCCATTGCCGCCCAATTGGACAATCTGTCTCTTTATCCGGACGGCGCGAGCCTGAGCCTGCGCTGGGATTTGGCCGAGTTTCTCGGGGTGAAACCAGGTCAGCTGATCTTCGGCAACGGTTCGGACGAGAACCTGCTGATGATCTCCCGCGCTTACCTCAGCGAGGGCACCAATACGGTCATGGCGAAGCCTACATTCTCCCAGTACCGTTCCAATGCGATTATCGAAGGGGCGGAGCTGATCGAGGTTCCGCTGAAGGAAGGCGTCCACGACCTGGAAGCGATGGCTGCTGCGATCAACGAGCAGACGCGTGTAGTCTGGGTGTGCAACCCGAACAACCCTTCCGGCACGATCGTGACCAAAACAGAGCTTGAGGCTTTCCTCAAACAAGTGCCGAAAAACGTTCTCGTCGTGCTGGACGAAGCGTATTACGAATACGTCGTAGATCCGGAATACCCGCAAACCGTACCGATGCTGGCTGATTATCCAAACCTGATCATCCTGCGGACGTTCTCCAAAATTTACGGGCTGGCTACGCTGCGCGTAGGGTACGGCATCGCGTCCGAAGAGATCGTTTCCCAGCTCGAGCATGTACGCGAGCCGTTCAATACGGGAACGCTGGGTCAAGTGGCCGCGAGAGCAGCCCTGCACGATCAGGATTTCGTGAAAACCTGCCGCGAACGCAATCGCGAAGGCATGAAACAATTCACTGACGCTTTTGAAGCATGGGGCCTGGAGTATTATCCATCGCAGACCAACTTCATCCTGGTGAATCTGAATCGGGATTCCGACGAAGTATTCAAGAAGCTCCTCAGTCAGGGAATCATCATCCGCTCCGGCAATGCGCTCGGCCATCCGGGCTGGCAGCGCATCACGATTGGGACTCCGGAGCAAAATGAAAAGCTCCTTGCTGCCCTGAAAGATATCGTCACAGGTGCATGA
- a CDS encoding amidohydrolase family protein has translation MSHQELVIRGGTVVTSYGVKEADIWIADGQITRIAKDTLPKSSMGVPLVEIDAEGMYLLPGFVALPDTPLYKVRERDSYLDRFRHLIKLGCTSLVDTFYPEPWMNHTQVKYQQAAHYNSLVDYIWHIGLDVSQLSEAQVHGWKRRGFSALHVTVRTPEEISSVNWETISSLHPSNKTILHLHMPSSGLGKEQKDRLRRSWMETTQYWKLRTVIPDSTTELESIEADPYYHIFRLKKEWTDRALRQMNRHWFRTWQVAAPLHDVQVDVRRKWCEPDELLCLLVRLASTNVAKAVGLYPRKGTLLPGSDADIVFLKKEFWLTKYDLSTILNFNETQLPASVMSNGKWIYRDMQFSASIGMGRCLFDTKPYTYVI, from the coding sequence GTGTCTCATCAGGAGCTGGTCATTCGCGGGGGAACGGTCGTTACATCGTACGGCGTGAAGGAAGCCGATATTTGGATTGCGGACGGGCAAATTACCCGGATCGCCAAGGATACCTTGCCGAAAAGCTCGATGGGTGTTCCTCTCGTGGAGATCGATGCGGAAGGCATGTATTTGCTGCCCGGTTTCGTGGCTCTCCCGGATACGCCGTTGTACAAGGTAAGGGAACGCGATTCCTATCTGGATCGATTTCGTCATTTGATCAAATTGGGCTGTACAAGCCTGGTGGATACGTTTTATCCTGAGCCGTGGATGAATCATACACAGGTCAAGTACCAGCAGGCCGCTCATTACAACAGCCTGGTGGATTACATCTGGCACATCGGCCTGGACGTCTCGCAATTGAGCGAGGCACAGGTGCACGGGTGGAAACGGCGCGGCTTTTCCGCTCTGCATGTGACCGTGCGCACTCCGGAGGAAATTTCCAGCGTAAATTGGGAAACGATTTCGAGCCTTCATCCGTCAAATAAGACGATTCTTCATTTACACATGCCGTCCAGCGGCCTTGGAAAAGAACAGAAGGACCGCCTGAGACGGTCTTGGATGGAAACGACACAGTATTGGAAGCTGCGAACCGTCATACCCGATTCGACGACCGAACTGGAATCCATCGAGGCCGATCCTTATTACCATATCTTCCGATTGAAAAAAGAGTGGACGGATCGAGCCTTGCGACAAATGAACCGCCACTGGTTTCGCACCTGGCAGGTAGCGGCCCCCTTGCACGATGTGCAGGTCGATGTTCGCCGCAAATGGTGCGAGCCGGATGAACTGCTTTGCCTGCTGGTTCGACTTGCTTCGACGAATGTAGCCAAGGCTGTCGGCTTGTACCCGCGAAAAGGGACGCTGCTCCCAGGTTCGGATGCGGATATTGTTTTCCTGAAAAAGGAATTTTGGTTGACAAAGTATGATCTTTCCACTATTCTCAATTTTAACGAAACGCAACTTCCAGCATCTGTTATGTCGAACGGTAAGTGGATTTATCGAGATATGCAGTTTAGCGCTTCCATTGGCATGGGAAGGTGCCTGTTCGACACCAAACCCTACACATATGTCATATAA
- a CDS encoding prephenate dehydrogenase — MKKMTIAIIGVGLIGGSIALSMRRDPAIRVVGYDIRQDSLDKALTLGVIHAGTTDLQTAVREANVIFLAAPVEQIFATLRKLSDLDLQPEVIVTDVGSTKSAIVSQAVKVVPPHVTFIGGHPMAGSHKSGVEAASDRLLENAYYVLTPASDAPEHHVQRLVELLSLTRAKVVQMDPDTHDQVVGAVSHFPHVLASALVNLVAGYDDENAWHARLAAGGFRDITRIASSNPRMWRDVLLQNRDHILKIAKDWASALEDVMDLVEAGDADRIEHFFQTARDFRDGLPERKPGALPPLFDLYIDIPDHPGEIGRITTLLGAKQINITNLQIRETREDIYGALRITFQSQDEMEKGEELLRYFDYNVYRRV; from the coding sequence ATGAAAAAAATGACCATAGCCATTATCGGCGTCGGCCTCATTGGCGGGTCGATCGCTCTGTCCATGCGTCGCGATCCGGCGATCCGGGTTGTCGGCTACGACATTCGCCAGGATAGCTTGGACAAGGCCTTGACACTTGGCGTTATTCATGCAGGGACGACAGACCTGCAGACGGCGGTGCGGGAAGCGAACGTCATCTTCCTGGCCGCCCCCGTGGAGCAGATCTTTGCCACTCTGCGGAAGCTCTCCGACCTGGACCTGCAGCCCGAAGTCATCGTGACCGACGTAGGAAGCACAAAGTCCGCAATTGTCAGCCAAGCGGTGAAAGTCGTTCCGCCCCATGTGACTTTCATCGGCGGACACCCGATGGCGGGCTCCCACAAGTCGGGGGTAGAAGCGGCATCGGATCGTCTGCTCGAAAACGCCTACTACGTGCTGACGCCTGCCTCGGATGCTCCAGAGCATCACGTGCAGCGACTCGTAGAACTGTTGTCTCTCACGCGGGCCAAAGTCGTACAGATGGATCCGGACACGCACGACCAGGTAGTGGGCGCTGTTAGCCACTTTCCTCACGTGCTGGCCTCTGCGCTCGTCAATCTGGTGGCGGGGTACGATGATGAAAACGCCTGGCACGCCCGATTGGCCGCAGGAGGATTCCGCGACATCACCCGCATCGCATCGAGCAATCCGCGTATGTGGCGGGATGTTCTGCTGCAAAACCGCGATCATATCCTGAAAATCGCGAAGGATTGGGCGAGTGCCCTTGAAGATGTGATGGACCTGGTCGAAGCGGGCGATGCGGACCGGATCGAGCATTTTTTCCAAACCGCCCGCGATTTTCGCGATGGTTTGCCGGAGCGCAAGCCCGGGGCATTGCCGCCGCTGTTCGACCTGTACATCGATATTCCCGACCATCCGGGCGAAATCGGACGAATTACCACGCTGCTCGGCGCAAAGCAGATCAACATCACAAATCTGCAGATCAGGGAAACGCGCGAGGATATTTACGGAGCCCTGCGGATTACGTTCCAGTCCCAGGACGAGATGGAAAAAGGGGAAGAGCTGCTCCGTTATTTCGATTACAATGTATACAGACGAGTCTAG
- a CDS encoding DUF2487 family protein: MQWNVDELENWEELRSFVDTALLPIYLYRKGKSVPEHAMRMNYLLNVAAAIEQKLKGRVLLYPVSYHFAEEQTSQEAPEGFVHQILLHFQGDRVRPAQTVEEANVLTLPVGDEDLDSSLRFEVTVDVLYKEIIRHWQRSSAK; this comes from the coding sequence ATGCAGTGGAATGTCGATGAACTGGAAAACTGGGAGGAGCTGCGGAGCTTTGTAGACACCGCACTTCTCCCTATTTATTTGTACCGGAAAGGAAAGTCCGTGCCCGAACACGCAATGCGGATGAACTATTTGCTGAATGTAGCGGCAGCCATTGAGCAAAAATTGAAAGGGAGAGTGCTGCTGTACCCGGTCAGCTACCATTTCGCGGAAGAGCAGACCTCCCAGGAAGCGCCGGAAGGCTTTGTCCACCAAATCCTGCTGCACTTCCAAGGCGATCGGGTGCGTCCGGCGCAAACGGTTGAGGAGGCAAACGTGCTGACGCTGCCGGTAGGCGATGAGGACCTCGATTCCTCGTTGCGTTTCGAAGTGACGGTAGACGTGCTCTACAAAGAAATCATTCGCCATTGGCAGCGTTCGAGCGCGAAATAG
- the trpB gene encoding tryptophan synthase subunit beta — MKEAVAATRVVPDKNGRFGAFGGKFVPETLMNALTELEAAFAEAMQDPAFREELNGLLREYAGRPTPLTYAERLTEELGGARIYLKREDLNHTGAHKLNNALGQGLLAKRMGKKSIIAETGAGQHGVASATVAAKLGLSCKVFMGEEDIRRQSLNVFRMNLLGAEVVPAVSGSRTLKDATNEAIRYWVSNVEETFYVIGSVVGPHPYPYIVREFQKIIGEETRAQILQMLGKLPDEIIACVGGGSNAIGMFYPFISDGQVALRGVEAAGRGVDTDKHAATLSLGRPGVIHGSLTYLLQDEHGQVQEAHSISAGLDYPGVGPEHAYLKDSGRVTYTSVTDEEALAAVQMLCRTEGIIPALESAHAIAEAMKRAPQMSKDEILVICLSGRGDKDVLTIQDALGSKEEGKQQ; from the coding sequence ATGAAGGAAGCAGTGGCAGCTACGCGAGTCGTGCCTGACAAAAACGGGCGCTTCGGAGCGTTTGGAGGAAAGTTTGTACCGGAGACGTTGATGAATGCGCTGACCGAGTTGGAAGCGGCGTTCGCCGAAGCGATGCAGGATCCGGCTTTTCGCGAGGAATTGAACGGATTGCTCCGCGAGTACGCAGGGCGTCCTACTCCGCTTACCTACGCGGAGCGGCTGACGGAAGAGCTCGGAGGGGCCCGCATTTATCTCAAGCGGGAAGATCTGAACCATACCGGTGCCCACAAGCTGAACAATGCCTTGGGGCAAGGGCTATTGGCAAAGCGCATGGGGAAAAAGTCGATCATCGCCGAAACGGGAGCGGGCCAGCACGGCGTAGCTAGCGCGACGGTCGCGGCGAAGCTGGGGCTTTCCTGCAAAGTGTTCATGGGCGAGGAAGACATCCGCAGGCAGTCGCTGAACGTATTTCGCATGAACCTGCTGGGCGCCGAAGTGGTTCCGGCCGTATCCGGCTCGCGCACGCTGAAGGACGCGACAAATGAAGCGATCCGCTATTGGGTCTCCAACGTGGAGGAGACGTTTTACGTGATCGGCTCGGTTGTGGGCCCGCACCCTTATCCATACATCGTGCGGGAGTTCCAGAAGATCATCGGTGAAGAGACGCGCGCGCAAATTTTGCAAATGCTGGGCAAGCTGCCGGACGAGATCATCGCCTGCGTCGGCGGGGGAAGCAATGCGATCGGGATGTTCTACCCGTTTATCTCGGACGGACAAGTCGCGCTGCGCGGTGTGGAAGCGGCCGGTCGAGGTGTGGATACTGACAAGCATGCGGCTACCCTCAGCCTCGGACGTCCGGGTGTGATCCACGGTTCTCTGACCTATTTGCTGCAGGATGAGCACGGGCAAGTGCAGGAGGCGCACTCCATTTCAGCGGGACTGGATTATCCCGGCGTCGGGCCGGAGCACGCCTACCTCAAGGATTCCGGCAGGGTGACCTACACCTCCGTTACGGACGAGGAAGCGCTGGCGGCTGTTCAGATGCTTTGCAGAACGGAAGGGATCATCCCGGCGCTCGAGAGCGCGCATGCGATCGCCGAAGCCATGAAACGCGCCCCGCAGATGTCGAAAGACGAGATTCTCGTCATTTGTCTGTCGGGCCGCGGGGACAAAGACGTGCTGACGATCCAGGATGCACTGGGAAGCAAAGAGGAGGGGAAACAGCAATGA
- a CDS encoding sigma-70 family RNA polymerase sigma factor: MTDSQLIREIKEGNLECYAELIRRYEKKILSFVTHLLRQAHLEHIAEDICQETFYKAYKSIHSFRDVEATFSTWLYTIARNSVLSELRKSRNSDVYLDDTLQVPVAAAKNLPEQVLLRNERELMVRQAINSLPEKQRSALILREYEQMDYTEIATILDLTVSSVKSLLFRARQSIKGQLETYILDPHLDEAEGMNR; this comes from the coding sequence ATGACCGATTCCCAGCTTATCCGAGAGATTAAAGAAGGTAATCTGGAATGCTATGCTGAACTGATTCGTCGATATGAGAAAAAGATCCTCTCCTTTGTCACGCATTTACTGCGTCAGGCTCATTTGGAACATATCGCAGAGGATATCTGTCAGGAGACGTTTTACAAGGCGTATAAAAGCATTCATTCTTTCCGAGATGTAGAGGCGACTTTCTCCACCTGGCTTTATACGATCGCGCGAAATTCTGTCCTCAGTGAGCTGCGCAAGAGCCGCAATTCGGACGTGTACTTGGACGACACGCTGCAAGTTCCCGTTGCAGCAGCCAAGAATTTGCCCGAGCAAGTGCTGCTGCGCAATGAGCGGGAGCTGATGGTCAGACAGGCAATCAACAGTTTGCCGGAGAAGCAGCGTTCCGCACTGATTTTGCGGGAATACGAGCAAATGGACTACACCGAGATCGCGACGATCCTGGATCTCACAGTCAGTTCTGTGAAGTCCTTGCTTTTCCGCGCGCGCCAAAGTATTAAAGGACAGTTGGAAACCTACATCCTGGACCCTCATTTGGATGAAGCTGAAGGGATGAATCGATGA